The Syngnathus typhle isolate RoL2023-S1 ecotype Sweden linkage group LG6, RoL_Styp_1.0, whole genome shotgun sequence genome has a window encoding:
- the pxylp1 gene encoding 2-phosphoxylose phosphatase 1 isoform X2, translating to MLARNCFFLLLVVSGAALAIISFTVQFFNLIPITPLVEERPLHAADVAFRVPQAKTRKRVFPVPHTEKPNPISEVYGYCNTPSHTEQVWEGHSPADYKLLAVHVMIRHGDRYPLYAIPKTKRPAINCTLSVSRNPSHPLLGSFINHMGKGNLGHWESPLTSLPRLPNHNRCEMGELTQTGVVQHLRNGKLLRQAYQPHSLVPSDWSPQQVWVETTGKSRTLQSGLAFLFGFLPDFNWKKLTVHHQGSTLFCGSACDCPARNRYLEEEQKRQYRLRVANGELERTYIDMARTLDIPTRNLRAANPIDSLLCHLCHGLPFPCVARKDGSTGECLTMAQFAVIRQQQLNDEIDRRRVGLYRKYALLAMYPYLNRTATKMERVAKAAASSRPPRAGGKEVFTLSSAHDVTVAPLLSALGLEEAKFPPFAARLVFELWKSPAGTPQQQERKAGKGERPKARDGGCFIRVLYNGADVTSNTTFCSSIERNSSHPLCPLKKFLAFVRRDMFSLVNATSYHEACYGHTG from the exons ATGTTGGCTCGTAACTGCTTCTTCCTCCTGTTGGTGGTGAGTGGAGCAGCACTGGCCATCATCAGTTTCACCGTTCAGTTCT tcaatCTAATCCCTATTACTCCTCTTGTGGAGGAGAGACCTCTCCACGCTGCTGATGTTGCTTTTCGGGTGCCTCAGGCCAAGACCAGAAAGCGGGTTTTCCCAGTGCCCCACACCGAGAAACCCAACCCCATATCTGAAGTCTATGGCTACTGCAACACCCCCAGTCATACTGAACAAGTCTGGGAAG GGCACAGTCCAGCAGACTATAAGCTGCTGGCTGTTCATGTGATGATTCGCCATGGGGACCGTTACCCTCTCTACGCCATACCCAAGACCAAACGCCCAGCCATCAACTGCACCCTGTCCGTTAGCAG AAATCCGTCACACCCTCTGCTGGGATCCTTCATAAATCATATGGGCAAGGGAAATCTTGGACACTGGGAGTCCCCTTTGACCTCCCTCCCTCGTCTACCCAACCACAATCGTTGTGAGATGGGAGAGCTCACACAAACTG GTGTGGTGCAGCACCTACGTAATGGGAAACTCCTTCGCCAAGCCTACCAGCCTCACAGCCTTGTCCCCTCCGACTGGTCACCTCAACAGGTATGGGTGGAGACCACAGGAAAGAGCCGCACACTTCAGAGTGGACTGGCGTTCCTCTTTGGTTTCCTCCCAGATTTCAATTGGAAGAAGCTGACTGTACATCACCAGGGGAGTACCTTGTTCTGTGGCTCTGCTTGCGATTGCCCTGCCAGGAACCGATATCTCGAAGAGGAGCAGAAGAGACAATATCGTCTCCGAGTGGCCAATGGAGAACTAGAAAGAACTTACATCGACATGGCACGCACGTTAGATATTCCAACCCGTAACCTCCGAGCCGCAAACCCAATCGACTCTTTGCTGTGCCACTTGTGCCACGGTCTTCCTTTTCCATGCGTTGCCAGGAAAGATGGTAGCACAGGGGAGTGTCTAACAATGGCGCAGTTTGCTGTGATTCGTCAACAACAGCTCAACGATGAAATAGATCGGAGAAGAGTGGGACTGTATCGTAAATATGCACTCCTGGCTATGTACCCCTACCTCAACCGAACCGCTACCAAAATGGAACGAGTCGCCAAGGCTGCTGCGAGTAGCCGGCCGCCAAGAGCGGGAGGCAAAGAGGTGTTCACTCTTTCCTCAGCTCATGACGTAACTGTGGCACCTTTGCTTAGTGCCCTGGGATTGGAGGAGGCCAAGTTCCCACCTTTTGCAGCAAGATTGGTATTTGAATTGTGGAAAAGCCCCGCAGGGACTCCGCAACAGCAGGAGCGGAAAGCTGGCAAAGGTGAGAGGCCAAAAGCAAGAGATGGAGGATGTTTTATCAGGGTGTTGTACAATGGAGCGGATGTAACAAGTAACACCACATTTTGTAGCTCCATTGAGCGAAATTCCAGTCATCCCCTCTGCCCTCTGAAGAAGTTTCTTGCTTTTGTCAGGAGAGACATGTTCAGTCTTGTCAATGCTACTTCCTACCATGAGGCCTGTTATGGTCATACGGGTTAA
- the pxylp1 gene encoding 2-phosphoxylose phosphatase 1 isoform X1, with translation MDCSVCDWASSLCAVDKMLSAVAARFLFSLIMVNLIPITPLVEERPLHAADVAFRVPQAKTRKRVFPVPHTEKPNPISEVYGYCNTPSHTEQVWEGHSPADYKLLAVHVMIRHGDRYPLYAIPKTKRPAINCTLSVSRNPSHPLLGSFINHMGKGNLGHWESPLTSLPRLPNHNRCEMGELTQTGVVQHLRNGKLLRQAYQPHSLVPSDWSPQQVWVETTGKSRTLQSGLAFLFGFLPDFNWKKLTVHHQGSTLFCGSACDCPARNRYLEEEQKRQYRLRVANGELERTYIDMARTLDIPTRNLRAANPIDSLLCHLCHGLPFPCVARKDGSTGECLTMAQFAVIRQQQLNDEIDRRRVGLYRKYALLAMYPYLNRTATKMERVAKAAASSRPPRAGGKEVFTLSSAHDVTVAPLLSALGLEEAKFPPFAARLVFELWKSPAGTPQQQERKAGKGERPKARDGGCFIRVLYNGADVTSNTTFCSSIERNSSHPLCPLKKFLAFVRRDMFSLVNATSYHEACYGHTG, from the exons ATGGACTGCAGTGTGTGTGACTGGGCCTCAAGTCTGTGCGCAGTCGACAAAATGCTCTCCGCTGTTGCAGCACGCTTTCTCTTCTCTCTCATCATGG tcaatCTAATCCCTATTACTCCTCTTGTGGAGGAGAGACCTCTCCACGCTGCTGATGTTGCTTTTCGGGTGCCTCAGGCCAAGACCAGAAAGCGGGTTTTCCCAGTGCCCCACACCGAGAAACCCAACCCCATATCTGAAGTCTATGGCTACTGCAACACCCCCAGTCATACTGAACAAGTCTGGGAAG GGCACAGTCCAGCAGACTATAAGCTGCTGGCTGTTCATGTGATGATTCGCCATGGGGACCGTTACCCTCTCTACGCCATACCCAAGACCAAACGCCCAGCCATCAACTGCACCCTGTCCGTTAGCAG AAATCCGTCACACCCTCTGCTGGGATCCTTCATAAATCATATGGGCAAGGGAAATCTTGGACACTGGGAGTCCCCTTTGACCTCCCTCCCTCGTCTACCCAACCACAATCGTTGTGAGATGGGAGAGCTCACACAAACTG GTGTGGTGCAGCACCTACGTAATGGGAAACTCCTTCGCCAAGCCTACCAGCCTCACAGCCTTGTCCCCTCCGACTGGTCACCTCAACAGGTATGGGTGGAGACCACAGGAAAGAGCCGCACACTTCAGAGTGGACTGGCGTTCCTCTTTGGTTTCCTCCCAGATTTCAATTGGAAGAAGCTGACTGTACATCACCAGGGGAGTACCTTGTTCTGTGGCTCTGCTTGCGATTGCCCTGCCAGGAACCGATATCTCGAAGAGGAGCAGAAGAGACAATATCGTCTCCGAGTGGCCAATGGAGAACTAGAAAGAACTTACATCGACATGGCACGCACGTTAGATATTCCAACCCGTAACCTCCGAGCCGCAAACCCAATCGACTCTTTGCTGTGCCACTTGTGCCACGGTCTTCCTTTTCCATGCGTTGCCAGGAAAGATGGTAGCACAGGGGAGTGTCTAACAATGGCGCAGTTTGCTGTGATTCGTCAACAACAGCTCAACGATGAAATAGATCGGAGAAGAGTGGGACTGTATCGTAAATATGCACTCCTGGCTATGTACCCCTACCTCAACCGAACCGCTACCAAAATGGAACGAGTCGCCAAGGCTGCTGCGAGTAGCCGGCCGCCAAGAGCGGGAGGCAAAGAGGTGTTCACTCTTTCCTCAGCTCATGACGTAACTGTGGCACCTTTGCTTAGTGCCCTGGGATTGGAGGAGGCCAAGTTCCCACCTTTTGCAGCAAGATTGGTATTTGAATTGTGGAAAAGCCCCGCAGGGACTCCGCAACAGCAGGAGCGGAAAGCTGGCAAAGGTGAGAGGCCAAAAGCAAGAGATGGAGGATGTTTTATCAGGGTGTTGTACAATGGAGCGGATGTAACAAGTAACACCACATTTTGTAGCTCCATTGAGCGAAATTCCAGTCATCCCCTCTGCCCTCTGAAGAAGTTTCTTGCTTTTGTCAGGAGAGACATGTTCAGTCTTGTCAATGCTACTTCCTACCATGAGGCCTGTTATGGTCATACGGGTTAA